In one Ornithinimicrobium pratense genomic region, the following are encoded:
- a CDS encoding signal peptidase I, translating into MQQTKHWARRLLSLAGNLGLVALVLACTAYLLPQALGYERYVITGGSMSGSIEKGSVVFAEPRPVEGLAVGDVITYLPPASSGVGNLVTHRIVDIGADAAGELVFRTQGDANADVDPWTFGLLADEQPVVTQSVPYVGYVLIALADREARMVLIGIPAAVIALLALVELGRSMAGLWRERESSEDPHHAATSR; encoded by the coding sequence ATGCAGCAGACGAAGCACTGGGCCCGCCGCCTGCTGAGCCTGGCCGGCAACCTCGGTCTTGTCGCTCTCGTTCTGGCCTGCACGGCCTACCTGCTGCCGCAGGCGCTCGGCTATGAGCGCTACGTCATCACCGGGGGCTCCATGTCCGGCTCGATCGAGAAGGGCTCAGTCGTCTTCGCCGAGCCTCGCCCGGTCGAGGGCCTCGCGGTGGGTGACGTGATCACCTACCTGCCGCCCGCGAGCAGCGGCGTCGGCAACTTGGTCACCCACCGGATCGTCGACATTGGCGCCGACGCGGCCGGCGAGCTGGTCTTCCGAACCCAGGGCGACGCGAACGCCGACGTCGACCCCTGGACGTTCGGCCTCCTCGCCGACGAGCAGCCCGTCGTGACGCAGTCCGTGCCCTACGTCGGCTACGTCCTCATCGCCTTGGCCGACCGCGAGGCCCGGATGGTCCTGATCGGGATCCCCGCGGCGGTCATCGCGCTCCTCGCCCTCGTCGAGCTCGGCCGCAGCATGGCCGGTCTGTGGCGAGAGCGCGAGTCGTCCGAGGACCCCCACCACGCGGCCACGAGCCGCTGA
- a CDS encoding Ig-like domain-containing protein, translating into MFDLRSIKVLVFGALAMLLVFTMPSFSTAMFTSTSSHTVTVSAAADWVAPKVSLVNLPVQISGVHILEAEASDDYGSGVAQVIIEVRPAGGGTWTPVCTDRSAPYQCSWDTNGVADDNHEVRARATDRAGLVGTSGILTTSVANERPAVSHPGNPANGAPTLTARANSGIAAPNDDVAPVEPDPSGPAVADEDRRETVEPAPEEPPAVPGDEEDGAAPGDDEDQTGPQDEVAELHGVGIDVIDGGHGVGELNEGDTFTFTYSGEVDSTTVLANWSREATPVSVRVRDGHLLGGSDLDDTLDIRSGDLPVELGHVHLGADVIDTDQQILLPATMTAQTGTVDGAVLSTVTVRLGAVIDEGEVLQPVDAAPVLTWTPSAAVTTLTGRPCVAEPVTQSAGGTF; encoded by the coding sequence GTGTTCGACCTACGCTCCATCAAGGTCCTCGTCTTCGGTGCCCTGGCGATGCTGCTCGTCTTCACCATGCCGAGCTTCTCCACCGCGATGTTCACCTCGACCAGCTCACACACGGTGACCGTGAGCGCCGCCGCCGACTGGGTTGCACCCAAGGTGAGTCTCGTCAACCTGCCGGTGCAGATCTCCGGGGTGCACATCCTTGAGGCTGAGGCTTCCGACGACTACGGCTCTGGCGTCGCACAGGTCATCATCGAGGTCCGTCCTGCCGGCGGGGGCACCTGGACGCCCGTGTGCACGGACAGGTCTGCGCCGTACCAGTGCTCCTGGGACACCAACGGCGTGGCCGATGACAACCACGAAGTCCGCGCCCGGGCGACTGACCGTGCCGGTCTCGTCGGCACGTCCGGCATCCTGACCACCAGTGTCGCGAACGAGCGTCCCGCGGTGAGCCACCCGGGTAACCCGGCAAACGGAGCGCCTACCTTGACCGCCAGGGCGAACTCTGGGATCGCGGCGCCCAACGACGATGTCGCCCCCGTCGAGCCGGACCCGTCGGGCCCCGCCGTCGCAGATGAAGACAGGCGCGAGACTGTCGAGCCCGCCCCGGAGGAGCCGCCAGCCGTACCCGGCGACGAGGAGGACGGCGCCGCCCCCGGCGACGACGAGGACCAGACCGGCCCCCAAGATGAGGTGGCTGAGCTGCACGGCGTCGGCATCGACGTCATCGATGGTGGCCATGGCGTCGGCGAGCTGAACGAGGGTGACACCTTCACCTTCACCTACTCCGGCGAAGTTGACTCCACCACCGTCCTGGCCAACTGGTCCAGGGAGGCGACCCCGGTGTCGGTGCGGGTGCGAGACGGCCACCTGCTCGGCGGCAGCGACCTGGACGACACCCTCGACATCCGCTCCGGTGACCTGCCTGTCGAGCTTGGGCACGTCCACCTCGGCGCCGATGTCATCGACACCGACCAGCAGATCCTCCTGCCCGCCACGATGACCGCCCAGACGGGCACCGTCGACGGCGCCGTTCTGAGCACCGTCACCGTGCGGCTCGGAGCGGTCATCGACGAGGGCGAGGTGCTGCAGCCGGTCGACGCTGCCCCAGTCCTGACCTGGACCCCGTCAGCCGCGGTCACCACCCTGACCGGTCGCCCATGCGTGGCCGAGCCCGTCACCCAGTCCGCAGGAGGGACCTTCTGA
- a CDS encoding response regulator transcription factor — MPTIVVVEDDDKIAAPLVRTLQRDGYTVERFAEGLPAIDRMTSHDDVALLMLDLGLPDIDGIDVCRAVRDGGFAGGIIILTARDGELDRVVGLDQGADDYLAKPFGLAELQARTRALLRRADYHDKPVAPGATVKSAQDSAFVVDQDARRVWVGDHELPATPKEFDVLALLDSRRGTVLTRDTLINEVWDQNWFGSTKTLDTTVGRLRQKLEDADAPVQITTVRGVGFRLEDIEDA, encoded by the coding sequence ATGCCCACCATCGTGGTCGTCGAGGACGACGACAAGATCGCCGCGCCGCTGGTCCGCACCCTGCAACGCGACGGTTACACCGTCGAGCGCTTCGCCGAGGGCCTGCCGGCGATCGACCGGATGACGTCCCACGACGACGTGGCGCTGCTCATGCTTGACCTCGGTCTGCCGGACATCGACGGCATCGACGTATGCCGCGCCGTCCGGGACGGCGGCTTCGCCGGCGGCATCATCATCCTCACCGCCCGGGACGGGGAGCTGGACCGCGTGGTCGGTCTGGACCAGGGCGCGGACGACTACCTGGCCAAGCCGTTCGGCCTCGCCGAGCTGCAGGCGCGCACCCGAGCACTGCTGCGTCGCGCCGACTACCACGACAAACCGGTGGCGCCGGGCGCCACTGTGAAGTCCGCGCAGGACAGCGCCTTCGTCGTCGACCAGGACGCTCGCCGCGTCTGGGTCGGGGACCATGAGCTGCCCGCCACGCCCAAGGAGTTCGACGTCCTGGCGTTGCTCGACTCCCGGCGGGGAACTGTCCTGACCCGGGACACGCTCATCAATGAGGTCTGGGACCAGAACTGGTTCGGCTCGACCAAGACTCTCGACACCACGGTGGGGCGCCTGCGGCAGAAGCTGGAGGACGCCGACGCCCCGGTGCAGATCACCACGGTCCGCGGGGTGGGGTTCCGCCTCGAGGACATCGAGGATGCGTAG
- a CDS encoding sensor histidine kinase: MRSRLIVVLVALAVAIVALYGLPRAYFLTDLIHDAEAQETRHVADIAAIAIAERGRGADDVTPDFLESFLQTQESLTFVAADGSRVRVGFPAEADSAEDIVATRPLPDGGEITLRRSADLIDQRVEDALMPLFLVGLALVILAPLLMWGLAERLSRPFRELAGVAERIGQGHFDEPIRHHRVAEAEAIAEALRRASARWAELMRRERDIAANASHELRTPISALRVEIEDLASWPQTPPDVAAELHSYLPQLDRLNAAVRTYLDAAQAQRLTDVDTVDLVPVVRAAMQRWEAPAEGARSAVASVLVEEPEGPMPVRASQATVGQILDLLFRDAVDRGATLVRVQLGCTDAFGRVRLSLEGETSPTGDKARAAASQTALEVDGRVSIVDGHSTLLLPRAPGGTASRVS; encoded by the coding sequence ATGCGTAGCCGCCTGATCGTCGTCCTCGTGGCGCTCGCCGTCGCGATCGTCGCCCTCTACGGCCTCCCGCGGGCCTACTTCCTGACCGACCTGATCCACGACGCCGAGGCCCAGGAGACCCGCCACGTGGCAGACATCGCCGCCATCGCCATCGCCGAGCGCGGGCGAGGTGCTGACGACGTCACCCCCGACTTTCTCGAGTCGTTCCTTCAGACGCAGGAGAGCCTGACCTTCGTCGCCGCCGACGGCAGCCGCGTCCGGGTCGGCTTCCCGGCCGAGGCGGACTCCGCGGAGGACATCGTCGCGACCCGACCTCTCCCCGACGGGGGCGAGATCACCCTGCGCCGGTCCGCAGACCTCATCGACCAGCGGGTCGAGGACGCCCTCATGCCGCTCTTCCTCGTCGGCCTGGCGCTGGTGATCCTGGCCCCCTTGCTCATGTGGGGCCTGGCCGAGCGGCTCTCACGTCCCTTCCGGGAGCTGGCCGGCGTCGCCGAGCGCATCGGGCAGGGGCACTTCGACGAGCCCATCCGGCACCACCGAGTAGCCGAGGCTGAGGCGATCGCCGAGGCCCTGCGCCGAGCGTCCGCCCGGTGGGCCGAGCTGATGCGGCGCGAGCGCGACATCGCCGCGAACGCTTCCCACGAGCTGCGCACGCCGATCAGCGCGCTGCGGGTGGAGATCGAGGACCTGGCCTCCTGGCCGCAGACCCCGCCCGATGTCGCCGCTGAGCTGCACAGCTACCTCCCGCAGCTGGACCGGCTCAACGCCGCAGTGCGCACCTATCTGGACGCAGCACAGGCACAGCGACTGACCGACGTCGACACCGTCGACCTCGTGCCGGTGGTTCGTGCCGCGATGCAGCGGTGGGAGGCGCCCGCCGAAGGGGCCCGGTCCGCCGTAGCGTCGGTCCTGGTCGAGGAGCCGGAGGGCCCGATGCCGGTGCGCGCCTCGCAGGCCACGGTCGGCCAGATCCTCGACCTCCTCTTCCGGGACGCCGTCGACCGCGGGGCGACGCTCGTCCGGGTCCAGCTCGGATGCACCGATGCCTTCGGCCGGGTCCGGCTGAGCCTGGAGGGCGAGACGTCACCGACGGGTGACAAGGCCCGGGCCGCCGCGTCGCAGACGGCGCTGGAGGTGGACGGGCGGGTGTCGATCGTGGACGGCCACAGCACGCTGCTGCTCCCCCGGGCCCCCGGCGGGACAGCGTCCCGCGTCTCCTGA
- a CDS encoding MarR family winged helix-turn-helix transcriptional regulator, which yields MSESSTPWLTELEMQVWRRWLRAQTEVPAELGRALKEDSELSMQDYETLVHLTEAEDGRLRISVLADTMHWERSRLSHHLRRMVGRGLIAKEECAFDGRGAFVSITEQGRAALAAAAPGHLAAVRRVFFDGATDTELAALDTFLARVLERTGD from the coding sequence ATGTCCGAGTCGAGCACTCCCTGGTTGACCGAGCTGGAGATGCAGGTCTGGCGCCGCTGGTTGCGAGCCCAGACCGAGGTGCCCGCCGAGCTGGGGCGTGCCCTGAAGGAGGACAGCGAGCTGTCGATGCAGGACTACGAGACGCTGGTCCACCTCACCGAGGCCGAGGACGGGCGGCTGCGGATCTCCGTGCTGGCCGACACCATGCACTGGGAGCGCTCGCGGTTGTCCCACCACCTGCGGCGGATGGTGGGCCGGGGCCTCATCGCCAAGGAGGAGTGCGCCTTCGACGGCCGGGGAGCCTTCGTCAGCATCACAGAGCAGGGGAGGGCCGCCCTGGCTGCCGCTGCTCCGGGCCACCTGGCCGCCGTGCGCAGGGTGTTCTTCGACGGTGCCACGGACACGGAGCTCGCTGCCCTCGACACTTTCCTGGCGCGCGTGCTCGAGCGCACCGGGGACTAA
- a CDS encoding YceI family protein: protein MTTLRELNGTYTIDPSHSRLGFSTRHAMVTRVRGSFNEVEGTATTGPDLEGTSIELVIQAASVDTRSEDRDGHLRSADFFDVETYPTLTFRSTEVTAVDEETLRVTGDLTIKDVTRPVTVDFEYAGGATDPFGNQRIGFEGSVVVNRKDFGLVWNAALETGGVLVSEKVTLEFEVSAIKNA, encoded by the coding sequence ATGACCACTCTGCGCGAGCTCAACGGCACCTACACCATCGACCCCAGCCACAGCCGTCTCGGCTTCTCCACCCGGCACGCGATGGTGACCAGGGTCCGCGGCTCCTTCAACGAGGTCGAAGGCACCGCCACCACCGGCCCGGACCTGGAGGGCACCTCCATCGAGCTGGTGATCCAGGCCGCATCGGTCGACACCCGCTCGGAGGACCGTGACGGGCACCTGCGCTCCGCCGACTTCTTCGACGTGGAGACCTACCCCACCCTGACCTTCCGCTCCACCGAGGTCACCGCGGTCGACGAGGAGACCCTGCGTGTCACCGGCGACCTGACCATCAAGGACGTGACCCGCCCGGTCACCGTGGACTTCGAGTACGCCGGCGGGGCCACCGACCCGTTCGGCAACCAGCGCATCGGCTTCGAGGGCTCTGTCGTGGTCAACCGCAAGGACTTCGGCCTGGTCTGGAACGCCGCGCTGGAGACCGGCGGTGTGCTGGTGTCGGAGAAGGTCACCCTGGAGTTCGAGGTCTCGGCGATCAAGAACGCCTGA
- the pabB gene encoding aminodeoxychorismate synthase component I, with translation MSGEVLLVDNVDSFTYNIADLLHRVLGRPPVVWRHDREVDEAELRAFAAIVVGPGPGRPQVSADMGLSELALRQRDVPVLGVCLGHQGLAHLAGERVGQMAVPRHGIVSAVEHEGTGIFAGVPSPLSVVRYHSLDVAEPLVSRLQATARATDDGSVMGLADPDRPVWSVQFHPESVLSDHGETIVANFLRLAGVRPPHRPVAGAGEAADTGPVAVGDALAAPAPWPEGVAATVGVCRWPGPVDVWALQEELLSGAATSAWLDASDGSGWSVLVDSRGPLSYELEHRVGEGPPLLDRMDQLLGRWHLDEAERERVARLGLPFTWRPGLVGWWGYELKAETGGSAAHRSPWPDAWLIFADRGVVVDHATGAVYAVWLETPDVAAAQREWAEGVGQVVASARPGAAHADGSRAAHAGPDPRPLQAASSCPEGGEGRPWQAVRREGEAAYLELVREAQEQIARGETYEVCLTTAYTVRGSGVGEAELYRAIREVSPVPHGAWLRAPGVSVLSGSPERFVSVRDGVVEARPIKGTRPRGATHEEDARLVEDLHSAQKDRAENLMIVDLLRNDLHRVCRSGSVEVPQIFAVETYATVHQLVSTVRGRLADGMGPTDVLRACFPGGSMTGAPKVRTMEILDALEGAARGIYSGAIGWVGLDGTMDTSIVIRTATWADGEVAFGVGGAVTALSDPGEEYAETVTKAQSVLRALDLALTDRALDDQTVAERMPMGSGLAPAAEGSVSRAGPGRPR, from the coding sequence TTGTCCGGTGAGGTCCTGCTGGTCGACAACGTCGACAGCTTCACGTACAACATCGCCGACCTGCTGCACCGCGTGCTGGGCCGGCCGCCGGTGGTCTGGCGGCACGACCGTGAGGTGGACGAGGCAGAGCTGCGCGCCTTCGCCGCGATCGTCGTGGGCCCCGGGCCGGGGCGGCCCCAGGTCAGCGCCGACATGGGCCTGTCCGAGCTGGCGCTGCGACAGCGGGACGTGCCGGTGCTCGGCGTCTGTCTGGGTCACCAGGGGCTGGCCCACCTGGCGGGGGAGCGGGTCGGGCAGATGGCGGTGCCGCGGCACGGGATCGTCAGCGCGGTCGAGCACGAGGGCACCGGGATCTTTGCCGGCGTCCCCTCGCCGCTGAGCGTGGTGCGCTACCACTCCCTGGACGTCGCCGAGCCGTTGGTCTCACGGCTGCAGGCGACTGCCCGGGCCACCGACGACGGCTCGGTGATGGGCCTGGCCGACCCGGACCGGCCGGTCTGGAGCGTGCAGTTCCATCCCGAGTCGGTGCTCTCCGACCACGGCGAGACGATCGTGGCGAACTTCCTGCGGCTGGCGGGCGTGCGTCCCCCGCACCGCCCAGTCGCCGGGGCCGGCGAGGCGGCCGACACCGGCCCCGTGGCGGTCGGGGACGCCCTGGCTGCGCCGGCACCATGGCCGGAGGGTGTGGCCGCCACGGTCGGGGTATGCCGCTGGCCCGGTCCGGTGGACGTCTGGGCGCTGCAGGAGGAGCTGCTCAGCGGCGCCGCGACCTCGGCCTGGCTGGACGCCTCCGACGGGTCCGGCTGGTCGGTGCTCGTAGACTCCCGCGGCCCGCTGTCCTACGAGCTGGAGCACCGGGTGGGGGAGGGCCCGCCGCTGCTGGACCGGATGGATCAGCTGCTGGGGCGGTGGCACCTGGACGAGGCGGAGCGGGAGCGGGTGGCCAGGTTGGGGCTGCCCTTCACGTGGCGTCCGGGACTCGTCGGCTGGTGGGGGTATGAGCTCAAGGCCGAAACCGGCGGGTCGGCGGCGCACCGCTCGCCGTGGCCCGACGCGTGGCTCATCTTCGCTGACCGTGGCGTGGTCGTGGACCACGCCACCGGTGCGGTGTATGCCGTGTGGCTCGAGACGCCTGACGTGGCCGCCGCCCAGCGCGAGTGGGCCGAAGGGGTGGGACAGGTGGTGGCGTCAGCTCGTCCGGGAGCGGCTCACGCGGACGGATCGCGGGCCGCCCACGCAGGGCCCGACCCACGCCCGCTCCAGGCTGCGTCCTCCTGCCCCGAGGGCGGAGAAGGTCGTCCCTGGCAGGCGGTGCGGCGCGAGGGGGAGGCGGCCTACCTGGAGCTGGTGCGGGAGGCGCAGGAGCAGATCGCGCGCGGGGAGACCTACGAGGTGTGCCTGACCACGGCATACACCGTGCGCGGCAGCGGGGTGGGGGAGGCAGAGCTCTACCGCGCGATCCGGGAGGTCTCACCGGTGCCGCACGGGGCGTGGCTGCGCGCGCCGGGGGTGAGCGTGCTCAGCGGTTCGCCGGAGCGGTTCGTCTCGGTCCGTGACGGCGTGGTCGAGGCTCGGCCGATCAAGGGCACCCGCCCGCGCGGAGCCACCCATGAGGAGGACGCGCGCCTGGTCGAGGACCTGCACAGCGCGCAGAAGGACAGGGCCGAGAACCTGATGATCGTCGACCTGTTGCGCAACGACCTGCACCGGGTATGCCGCTCGGGCAGCGTGGAGGTGCCGCAGATCTTCGCGGTGGAGACCTACGCGACAGTGCACCAGTTGGTCTCCACCGTCAGGGGGCGGCTGGCCGACGGCATGGGGCCGACCGACGTGCTGCGCGCGTGCTTCCCCGGCGGGTCGATGACCGGCGCGCCGAAGGTGCGGACGATGGAGATCCTCGACGCGCTGGAGGGTGCAGCGCGCGGGATCTACTCGGGGGCCATCGGCTGGGTGGGCCTCGACGGGACGATGGACACCTCGATCGTCATCCGCACCGCCACCTGGGCGGACGGGGAAGTCGCCTTCGGGGTCGGCGGGGCGGTGACGGCGCTCTCCGACCCGGGGGAGGAGTATGCCGAGACAGTCACCAAGGCGCAGTCGGTGCTGCGGGCTCTGGACCTGGCGCTCACCGACCGCGCGCTCGATGACCAGACGGTCGCCGAACGGATGCCCATGGGCTCGGGGCTCGCCCCGGCCGCTGAGGGGTCGGTCAGTCGGGCTGGTCCCGGCCGACCACGATGA
- a CDS encoding pirin family protein: MTNLERNPVAVECGDEVLGHGTTVIEPREVPLGGPRAMTVRRSLPARGRTTIGAWCFLDHYGPDEIAETGGMVVPPHPHTSLQTVSWLFTGTVEHRDSTGVRAHVVPGELNLMTAGHGVCHSEVSVREEGAPGILHGVQLWTVLPAEHADVPAQFQHFAPEPHAADGVRVSVFLGSVAVGGTELSSPVPTYSPLLGAELVLEPGATAYLGVDPTFEHGVLLDQGEVHASGTPLQPHQLSHHPPGPRTLELLAGPEGARVILIGGTPFEEQIVMWWNFIGRSHEEVVQARERWNAEQGDDPDGRFGTFDYPGGEWLPAPTLPRVRLRPRG, translated from the coding sequence ATGACCAACCTGGAGCGCAATCCGGTCGCGGTCGAGTGCGGTGACGAGGTGCTCGGGCACGGCACGACGGTGATCGAGCCGCGGGAGGTCCCGCTCGGCGGTCCACGCGCGATGACCGTGCGGCGCAGCCTCCCCGCGCGCGGGCGCACCACGATCGGGGCTTGGTGCTTCCTGGACCACTACGGTCCTGACGAGATCGCCGAGACCGGCGGGATGGTGGTGCCACCGCACCCGCACACCTCGCTGCAGACCGTCTCCTGGCTGTTCACCGGCACGGTCGAGCACCGAGACTCCACGGGAGTACGCGCGCACGTCGTCCCGGGCGAGCTCAACCTGATGACCGCCGGGCACGGGGTGTGCCACTCCGAGGTGTCGGTGCGCGAGGAGGGGGCGCCCGGGATCCTGCACGGCGTCCAGCTGTGGACCGTGCTCCCCGCCGAGCACGCCGACGTGCCGGCGCAGTTCCAGCACTTCGCGCCTGAGCCGCACGCGGCGGACGGGGTGCGCGTCAGCGTCTTCCTCGGCAGCGTGGCCGTCGGCGGCACCGAGCTCAGCTCGCCGGTGCCGACCTACTCGCCCCTGCTCGGTGCCGAGCTGGTGCTGGAGCCGGGCGCCACGGCATACCTCGGCGTGGACCCCACCTTCGAGCACGGGGTGCTGCTGGACCAGGGTGAGGTGCACGCGTCCGGGACGCCGCTGCAGCCCCACCAGCTGTCCCACCACCCGCCCGGCCCCCGCACCCTGGAGCTGCTGGCCGGGCCCGAGGGTGCCCGAGTCATCCTCATCGGCGGCACGCCCTTCGAGGAGCAGATCGTCATGTGGTGGAACTTCATCGGCCGCTCGCACGAGGAGGTCGTGCAGGCGCGCGAGCGGTGGAACGCCGAGCAGGGGGACGACCCCGACGGGCGGTTCGGGACGTTCGACTACCCCGGCGGTGAGTGGCTGCCGGCACCGACCCTGCCGCGGGTTCGGCTGCGGCCTCGCGGGTGA
- a CDS encoding NAD(P)/FAD-dependent oxidoreductase, whose product MSASSPSPAPATPTSTTPHRVLVIGSGFGGLFAAKALKDPAVSVTVVARTGHHLFQPLLYQVATGILSEGVIAPPTRDVLAAQDNARVLLGDVQRVNLAERTLTTMTAGREMVYDYDSLIVAAGANQSYFGNDQFAEFAPGMKTIDDALELRGRIYGAFELAELAAAAGRQDDVRRLLTFVVVGAGPTGVEMAGQLVELSKRTLRKEFRHIDPAQARILLVDAADAVLGSFGPDLAAKTERDLTRLGVEVLLGQMVVDVDEACVTLEDKDGQRTRIEAQTKVWAAGVQGNPLGRQLAEQSDVELDRAGRVVVQPDLTIPGHPEVFVIGDLAALEDVPGVAQGAIQEGRHAADQILRRLRGEPTGQPFVYRDKGSMATVSRFRAVMKRGNLELTGYPAWVAWLAVHLFYIIGFKSQLTTLMHWAVSFVGRDRSERTVTEQQVFARLALEYLGDDFRDLRKARRRGQE is encoded by the coding sequence ATGAGTGCCAGCTCGCCCAGCCCCGCACCTGCCACCCCCACCTCTACCACCCCGCACCGGGTCCTTGTCATCGGCTCCGGTTTCGGCGGGCTCTTCGCCGCCAAGGCCCTCAAGGACCCTGCGGTGTCGGTGACCGTGGTGGCCCGGACCGGTCACCACCTCTTCCAGCCGTTGCTCTACCAGGTGGCGACCGGCATCCTCTCCGAGGGCGTCATCGCCCCGCCGACCCGTGACGTGCTGGCCGCCCAGGACAACGCGAGGGTGCTGCTGGGCGACGTGCAGAGGGTGAACCTCGCCGAGCGCACGCTCACCACCATGACGGCGGGCCGGGAGATGGTCTACGACTACGACAGCCTGATCGTGGCCGCCGGGGCCAACCAGTCGTACTTCGGCAACGACCAGTTCGCCGAGTTCGCCCCCGGCATGAAGACCATCGACGACGCCTTGGAGCTGCGCGGCCGGATCTACGGCGCCTTCGAGCTGGCCGAGCTGGCCGCGGCGGCAGGACGTCAGGACGACGTGCGCCGGCTGCTGACCTTCGTGGTCGTCGGCGCCGGCCCGACCGGTGTGGAGATGGCGGGGCAGCTCGTCGAGCTGTCGAAGCGGACCCTGCGCAAGGAGTTCCGCCACATCGACCCGGCGCAGGCCCGGATCCTGCTCGTGGACGCCGCCGATGCCGTGCTCGGCAGCTTCGGCCCCGACCTGGCGGCCAAGACCGAGCGCGACCTCACCCGTCTCGGCGTGGAGGTCCTGCTCGGCCAGATGGTGGTGGACGTCGACGAGGCCTGCGTCACCCTGGAGGACAAGGACGGGCAACGCACCCGGATCGAGGCCCAGACCAAGGTCTGGGCCGCCGGCGTGCAGGGCAACCCACTGGGCCGGCAGCTCGCCGAGCAGTCCGACGTCGAGCTGGACCGAGCGGGTCGCGTCGTCGTGCAGCCCGACCTCACCATCCCCGGCCACCCCGAGGTCTTCGTCATCGGTGACCTGGCGGCGTTGGAGGACGTCCCCGGGGTGGCCCAGGGCGCGATCCAGGAAGGTCGGCACGCCGCCGACCAGATCCTGCGCCGACTGAGGGGTGAGCCGACCGGGCAGCCGTTCGTCTACCGCGACAAGGGCTCGATGGCCACCGTCTCCCGCTTCCGAGCGGTGATGAAGCGCGGCAACCTGGAACTCACCGGCTACCCCGCCTGGGTGGCCTGGCTCGCGGTGCACCTGTTCTACATCATCGGCTTCAAGAGCCAGCTGACCACGCTGATGCACTGGGCGGTGAGCTTCGTCGGGCGCGACCGCTCCGAGCGCACCGTGACCGAGCAGCAGGTGTTCGCCCGGCTGGCGCTGGAGTACCTCGGCGATGACTTCCGGGACCTCAGGAAGGCTCGCCGCCGCGGCCAGGAGTGA
- a CDS encoding GNAT family N-acetyltransferase, with protein sequence MPIPPTSARAGDAPVPQVRVARLVDLDPLTLYGLLRLRVDVFVVEQECAYPELDGVDTEPTTEHLWIEVGGVPVATVRTLVDAGGVHRLGRVATHPEHRGHGYATALVRAGLDRIGPHAVHIGAQTYLERWYEQFGFRRAGEDYLEDGIPHLPMVRPELTPGRGGEPS encoded by the coding sequence ATGCCGATCCCGCCCACCTCAGCCCGCGCCGGTGATGCCCCAGTTCCGCAGGTCCGGGTCGCCCGCCTCGTCGACCTCGACCCGCTCACCCTCTACGGCCTGCTGAGGCTGCGGGTGGACGTCTTCGTCGTCGAGCAGGAGTGCGCCTACCCAGAACTGGACGGCGTGGACACCGAGCCCACGACCGAGCACCTGTGGATCGAGGTCGGCGGGGTCCCGGTCGCCACCGTGCGCACCCTGGTGGACGCTGGGGGCGTCCACCGCCTGGGCCGGGTCGCCACCCACCCGGAGCACCGGGGCCATGGCTACGCCACCGCCCTGGTCCGGGCCGGCCTGGACCGGATCGGCCCGCACGCGGTGCACATCGGCGCGCAGACGTACCTGGAGCGGTGGTATGAGCAGTTCGGCTTCCGCCGTGCGGGCGAGGACTACCTGGAGGACGGCATACCTCACCTGCCCATGGTCCGCCCGGAGCTCACTCCTGGCCGCGGCGGCGAGCCTTCCTGA